In the genome of Enterobacteriaceae endosymbiont of Donacia marginata, one region contains:
- the dnaE gene encoding DNA polymerase III subunit alpha codes for MYENFKIKNMNYPKFIHLHVHSDYSIKDGLAKIKQILKKSVLLNMPAIAITDLNNIFGLIKFYKIAHELGLKAIIGVDLKIKNFENINSNKYSILTILAMNNIGLQNIKLLIFYAYKDGYNDDLGPVINYNLLKKYNKGLIILSGSLQGEIGINILKENFFLINKIINFFKKYFYNCFYFEITRTNYDNEEIYINSILKLSQYFSIPIVATNNVRFLNKEDFYHHQIRVAINKGYNLNQINKKSLYNKEQFLKNTEEMCSLFKDIPEALSNSVEISKRCNVFLSFGKYFLPKFYIKKNISPEKYIVKKSYISLEKKLKILYPESNLFKIKKNIYQKRLNHELNIINKMGFPSYFLIVMEFVKWAKKNNIPVGPARGSGAGSLVAYVLDITNLDPIKFDLIFERFLNMERISLPDFDIDFCMEKRDLVINHVKEIYGKELVFQIITFGTMTAKSVIRDVGRVLGYPYDFINRISKLIPFDLGINLKKAFMNNKKLSDLYKSDNNIKELVITSIKLEGTIRNIGKHAGGIVISPDNIIKYTTIYCDYNGENIVTQFDKNDIEEIGLVKFDFLGLRTLTVINHSVNMINKKLIKDNKKLIDINNIILDDKKIFNFLKLAKTTGIFQLESKGIKKLIKQLKPDNFEDLIALLALFRPGPLQSGMVENFINRKHGKEIISYPDKNWQHKKLKPILQSTYGVILYQEQVMKIAQVLAGYSLGEADILRRVISKKQHKEMEKQRKRFLYGAKKLEINTTLSMKIFDFLEKFASYGFNKSHSAGYALISYQTLWLKLYYPSEFMAAVLTSEMDNINKIIYLINECKNLKINILPPNINNSLYKFHVDKNGNIIYGLGAIKGIGQQQAYNILKARKKNGYFKSIFDFFTKINFKKINKRVIEVLILSGSLDDFNFNRGLLINNLEKITKIINKYLEEKKTGQIDFFNKKNKVLLEDNKYLDNNINLFWTKKNILIKEKNILGCYLTGHPLKGYLKEILFYTKENNIQNNLINFKKTNRIPKRITIGGIISNIRTFYNTKKQKFLFFDLDDSSDIIEIHLSLDMINNNNIIILNNIIIINGILYFNNLLKLFICDANSILKITTARKKYLNSINVIFINKKILKNMFFLKNLKKILFFKKKNIKNIPIYFFYKSSNIKNKIFYKKSYFLSIEENNFDKFINLLDNNIKLEFN; via the coding sequence ATGTATGAAAATTTTAAAATAAAAAATATGAATTATCCAAAATTTATTCACCTACATGTACATAGTGATTATTCTATTAAAGATGGCCTAGCTAAAATCAAACAAATCTTAAAAAAAAGCGTATTATTAAATATGCCAGCAATAGCCATTACTGATTTGAATAATATATTTGGTTTAATAAAATTTTATAAAATAGCTCATGAATTAGGATTAAAAGCTATTATTGGAGTAGATTTAAAAATTAAAAATTTTGAAAACATTAATTCTAATAAATATTCAATATTAACTATATTGGCAATGAATAATATTGGGTTACAAAATATTAAATTATTAATTTTTTATGCTTATAAAGATGGTTATAATGATGATTTAGGACCTGTTATTAATTATAATTTACTTAAAAAGTATAATAAAGGATTAATTATTTTATCTGGAAGTTTACAAGGAGAAATAGGAATAAATATTTTAAAAGAAAATTTCTTTCTAATAAATAAAATAATTAATTTTTTTAAAAAATATTTTTATAATTGTTTTTATTTTGAAATAACCAGAACTAATTATGATAACGAAGAAATTTATATTAATTCAATATTAAAACTATCTCAGTATTTTTCTATTCCTATAGTAGCAACTAATAATGTACGTTTTTTAAATAAAGAAGATTTTTATCATCATCAGATAAGAGTTGCAATTAATAAGGGATATAACTTAAATCAAATTAATAAAAAATCTCTTTATAATAAAGAACAATTTTTGAAAAATACAGAAGAAATGTGTTCTTTATTTAAAGATATTCCTGAAGCACTATCTAATAGTGTAGAAATATCTAAAAGATGTAATGTTTTTTTATCATTTGGTAAATATTTTTTACCAAAATTTTATATAAAAAAAAATATCTCTCCTGAAAAATATATTGTTAAAAAATCTTATATAAGTTTAGAAAAAAAATTAAAAATTTTATATCCAGAATCAAATTTATTTAAAATAAAAAAAAATATCTATCAAAAAAGATTAAATCATGAATTAAATATTATAAATAAAATGGGATTTCCTAGTTATTTTCTTATAGTTATGGAATTTGTCAAATGGGCAAAAAAAAATAATATTCCAGTTGGGCCTGCAAGAGGATCTGGAGCTGGTTCATTAGTAGCTTATGTTTTAGATATTACTAATTTAGATCCTATAAAATTTGATTTAATTTTTGAAAGATTTTTAAATATGGAAAGAATATCATTACCAGATTTTGATATTGACTTTTGTATGGAAAAACGTGATTTAGTTATCAATCATGTAAAAGAAATATACGGCAAAGAATTAGTATTCCAGATTATAACTTTTGGAACTATGACTGCAAAATCTGTGATAAGAGACGTAGGTAGAGTTTTAGGATATCCATACGATTTTATTAATCGTATTTCAAAATTAATTCCTTTTGATTTAGGTATTAATCTAAAAAAAGCATTTATGAATAATAAAAAATTATCTGATTTATATAAATCAGATAATAATATAAAAGAATTAGTTATTACTTCTATAAAATTAGAAGGCACAATAAGAAATATAGGTAAACATGCAGGGGGTATTGTAATATCCCCTGATAATATTATAAAATATACAACTATATATTGTGATTATAATGGAGAAAATATAGTTACTCAATTTGATAAAAATGATATAGAAGAAATTGGTTTAGTAAAATTTGATTTTTTAGGATTAAGAACTTTAACTGTAATTAATCATTCTGTAAATATGATTAATAAAAAATTAATTAAAGACAATAAAAAATTAATTGATATTAATAATATTATATTAGATGATAAAAAAATTTTTAATTTTTTAAAATTAGCTAAGACTACGGGTATATTTCAATTAGAATCAAAAGGTATTAAAAAATTAATTAAACAATTAAAACCAGATAATTTTGAAGATTTAATTGCATTATTAGCATTATTTAGACCAGGACCCTTACAATCAGGTATGGTTGAAAATTTTATTAATCGCAAACATGGGAAAGAAATTATTTCATATCCTGATAAAAATTGGCAACATAAAAAACTAAAACCAATATTACAATCTACTTATGGAGTTATTTTATATCAAGAACAAGTAATGAAAATAGCCCAAGTACTAGCAGGATATAGTTTAGGAGAGGCAGATATCTTAAGAAGAGTAATAAGTAAAAAACAACATAAAGAAATGGAAAAACAAAGAAAGCGGTTTTTATATGGTGCAAAAAAATTAGAAATTAATACTACCTTATCTATGAAAATTTTTGATTTTTTAGAAAAGTTTGCTTCATATGGTTTTAATAAATCTCATTCTGCCGGATATGCTTTAATATCTTATCAAACTTTATGGTTAAAATTATATTATCCTTCTGAATTTATGGCTGCTGTTTTAACATCAGAAATGGATAATATAAATAAAATTATTTATTTAATTAATGAATGTAAAAATTTAAAAATTAATATTTTACCACCTAATATTAATAATAGCTTATATAAATTTCATGTAGATAAAAATGGTAATATAATATATGGATTAGGAGCTATTAAAGGTATTGGGCAACAACAAGCTTATAATATCCTTAAAGCTAGAAAAAAAAATGGTTATTTTAAATCTATATTTGATTTTTTTACTAAAATTAATTTTAAAAAAATAAATAAAAGGGTTATAGAAGTATTAATATTATCTGGATCATTAGATGATTTTAATTTTAACAGAGGATTATTAATAAATAATTTAGAAAAAATTACAAAAATTATTAATAAATATTTAGAAGAAAAAAAAACAGGACAGATAGATTTTTTTAATAAAAAAAATAAAGTCTTATTAGAAGATAATAAATATCTTGATAATAATATTAACTTATTTTGGACTAAAAAAAATATCCTTATAAAGGAAAAAAATATTTTAGGTTGTTATTTAACAGGCCATCCATTAAAAGGATATTTAAAAGAAATTTTATTCTATACAAAAGAAAATAATATACAAAATAATCTTATTAATTTTAAAAAAACTAATAGAATACCTAAAAGAATAACAATAGGGGGTATTATTAGTAATATACGTACTTTTTATAATACGAAAAAACAAAAATTTCTTTTTTTTGATCTAGATGATAGTTCTGATATTATTGAAATACATTTATCATTAGATATGATAAATAATAATAATATTATTATATTAAATAATATTATTATAATAAATGGAATTTTATACTTTAATAATTTATTAAAATTATTTATTTGTGATGCTAATAGTATTTTAAAAATTACAACTGCTAGAAAAAAATACTTAAATAGTATAAACGTTATTTTTATAAATAAAAAAATTTTAAAAAATATGTTTTTTTTAAAAAATTTAAAAAAAATTTTATTTTTTAAAAAAAAAAATATAAAAAATATACCAATATATTTTTTTTATAAAAGTTCCAATATTAAAAATAAAATTTTTTATAAAAAATCTTATTTTCTTTCTATCGAAGAAAATAATTTTGATAAATTTATTAATTTATTAGATAATAATATTAAACTAGAATTTAATTAA
- the fabZ gene encoding 3-hydroxyacyl-ACP dehydratase FabZ — protein sequence MSDINELLSNLPHRYPFILVDRIIAFKKFTFLNAIKNISINEPYFQGHFPQNPIYPGVLLLESMIQTSVLLLYKSINNKKLKKNIFYYLTGIDKVRFKKPAFPGDQIMIESNLEKQKNSLIFFNNTAKINNKIICQSKIICMKILK from the coding sequence ATGTCAGATATTAATGAATTATTATCTAATTTACCACATAGATATCCCTTTATTTTAGTAGATCGTATTATAGCATTTAAAAAATTTACATTTTTAAATGCTATAAAAAATATTTCTATAAATGAACCTTATTTTCAAGGGCATTTTCCTCAAAATCCAATTTATCCAGGAGTTTTATTATTAGAATCTATGATACAAACTTCAGTACTTTTATTATATAAAAGTATAAATAATAAAAAATTAAAAAAAAACATATTTTATTATCTTACTGGTATTGATAAAGTACGTTTTAAAAAACCAGCTTTTCCTGGAGATCAAATAATGATAGAAAGTAATTTAGAAAAACAAAAAAATTCATTAATATTTTTTAATAACACAGCAAAAATTAATAATAAAATTATTTGTCAATCAAAAATAATATGTATGAAAATTTTAAAATAA